From Manduca sexta isolate Smith_Timp_Sample1 chromosome 21, JHU_Msex_v1.0, whole genome shotgun sequence, the proteins below share one genomic window:
- the LOC119190085 gene encoding uncharacterized protein LOC119190085: protein MRHAGVYATTARAAKFAQCTYCKQRDFCGLFDKSRSDKAAPVSSGWTTIRGARTPAERTRVATTAGAVEGPGAGDGATRRRRGAAQITEQCATHITHELYCCETLNTLLYLRSTLFVNTSNSIYNFYFMYLIQCRPLRMSAMATT, encoded by the exons ATGCGACACGCCGGCGTCTACGCTACAACCGCCCGCGCCGCAAAATTTGCACAGTGTACCTACTGCAAACAGCGCGACTTCTGTGGTTTGTTCGACAAGTCAAG GTCGGACAAGGCAGCACCAGTTAG CTCAGGATGGACGACTATAAGAGGGGCCCGAACACCGGCCGAGCGCACCCGAGTAGCGACGACTGCGGGCGCGGTGGAGGGGCCGGGCGCGGGTGACGGGGCaacgcggcggcggcgcggcgcggcgcagatCACCGAGCAGTGTGCCACGCATATTACGCACGAGCTGTACTGTTGTGAAACATTAAATACACTGCTGTATTTACGTTCTACATTATTTGTGAATACCTCTAACagtatatacaatttttattttatgtacttaatacAATGTAGACCATTACGCATGTCGGCGATGGCTACTActtaa